Within bacterium, the genomic segment TTGGGGCCCATCTGCCAGGTGGGGTGCCGCAGCGCGTCCTCCCGGGTCACCCGCACCATCGCCGCGGCCGGTGTCCGGCGGAAGGGCCCCCCGGACGCGGTCAGCCACAACCGCGCGATGTCGGTTGCCGGCCGCCCGTCGAGGCACTGAAAGATCGCCGCGTGCTCGCTGTCGACCGGCAGCAGGCGCCGGCCGGCGCGGCCCGCCGCGGCGACGACCAGCGCGCCGCCGGCGACGAGGGCCTCTTTGGTCGCGAGCGCGACATCGGCGCCGGCGGCGAGCGCGGCGAGCGTCGGCCGCAACCCCGCGACTCCCTCGACGGCCACCACGACGAGATCGGCCCCGAACGCCGCCACGCGGTCGAGGCCCTCGGGCCCCACGTAGATGTCGCCCTCCCACCCCGGCAGGGCGGCGCGAAGGGCCTCGGCGTCGTCCGCCCGCGCCACCGCCGCCACCGCGGGCCGGACCGCGCGGATCTGCGCCGCGAGGACCGTTACATTGCGCCGCGCCGCCAGCCCGACGACGTCGATGTCGACGCCCACGTCGCGCAGCCGGCGCGCCACGTCGAGCGTCGCGCGGCCGATCGAGCCCGTGGATCCCAGCAGGGCGATGCGGCGCTTCACAGACCCAGCCACCACCGCATCGCCGCGTACCCGGCGACGGCGGCAAACAGCAGGCCGTCGAAGCGGTCCAGCATGCCGCCGTGTCCCGGAAGCACCCGTCCGGCGTCCTTGACGCCGACCTCCCGCTTGATCGCCGACTCCCACAGATCCCCGACGATGCTGACGGCGGCGCACAATCCGCCGACCGCGGCAGCCACCCCGACCGGCAGCGCCGCGGCCCAGGCGAACGCGACGCCCGTGAGGACCCCGGCGAGGACGCCGGCCCCCGCCCCTTCGCGCGACTTGTGCGGGCTCACCTGCGGCAGCAGTTTGTGCCGCCCGAGCGTCAGGCCGACGAAGTAGGCGGTGCTGTCGGCGGCCCACACCGCGCAGATGACCAGCAGCGCCGGGATCGGGCTCGGCGCACCGCCCGGCGCGGCCGGGAGCGCCCGGAGCCGGATGACGTACGCCGCGAGATACGCGACGTAGATGACGCCGAGCAGCGTGATCCCGGTGTTGACGAGTGCGCGATCGGGGTGCCCGCGGCGCAGCTGGGTCAGGATCGTGTACACGAGCAGCGCCGGCAGCACAAACGGCACCCATCGGGCCGGCCACGCCGCCGGCCACGCCGCGGCCACCGCCAGCCACACGCCGGCCGTAAGCCCCGCCTCCCAGATCGGCTGGTGTCCGGCCCGGCCGGCCATCTGATAGAACTCGAGCAACCCGACGACGATGAGCACGCCGACCCCCGCCAGCAGCCACGGTCCGCCGAGGTAGACGAGCGCCACGACGAGCGGCACGCCCCACAACGCGGTGAGCACGCGCTGCCCGAGCGTCCGGCCGGGGCTCGTCGCGGAGGAGGCCGCATCCTTCCGCGCGAGCGGCACCGCGACGTCCTGCGCGCTATCCACGGTCCACTCCGCCGAACCGGCGCTCGCGCGCCTGGTAGGCGGCCACGGCTTCGAAGAGGTGGGCCTGCGTGAACTCGGGCCACGGAACGTCCGTGAAGTACAGTTCGGCGTACGCGGCCTGCCACAGCAGAAAATTGCTCAACCGCTGTTCGCCGCCGGTGCGGATCAAGAGGTCCGGATCGGGAAGATCCGGCGTGAAGAGGTGCCGGGCGATCGTCTCCTCGTCGATCGCGTCGGGCCGAAGCCCGCCCGCGGCGACCGCGCGGGCGACGCGGCGGACGGCTTCGGTGAGTTCCCGGCGGCCGCCGTAATTCAGCGCCAGATTGAGCGTGATCGTCCGGTTGTTCTCCGTGAGGGCCGTGACCCGGTCGATCGCATCCTGGATCTCCCGCGGCATTTCCTCGACCAGCCCCGACGCCCGGAAGCGCACGCCGTTCGCGTGGAGCTCCTGCGCCTCGCCGTCGAGGGACTCGAGCAGCAGGGTCATCAGGGCGTGGACCTCGCCGGCGGGACGCCGCCAGTTCTCCGTGCTGAACGCGTACAGCGTCAGGATGCCGATCCCGCATTCGCAGGCGCCGCGCACGACGCGCCGCAGCGCTTCCCGGCCCGCGCGGTGTCCTTCCACCCGCGACAGGCCGTGACGCTCCGCCCAGCGTCCGTTACCGTCCATGATGATGGCGACATGGCGCGGAATACGCGCCGGATCGAGTGCCACGGGCCCGGTGGGATGCGGCTTGCCGTCAGGTCCGCCGGCGGCCCCCGACGGCAGCAGGGCGCGCTGCGCGGGCCCGACGCGTTCGGCCGGGGGCGCACTCACGCCGGCGCGTCCTCGCTCCCGCCGCGCGCAAGACCGTCGTCCGCCAGCGCCGTGTCTTCGGCCCGCGCCGCCGGCCCGGAAGCCCCGGAATCGGCCTCGCCGTCGGCGGCCCGTTCACCGCTGATCACAAGCGACACCCCGTCTAGGCCGGCCCGCTGGCGGAGCACGCGGAAGGGTTCACGCAACGCGCGGCGCGGCGGCCGGGTCTCCGTGACTTCGATCGTGTCCCAACCGGCCCCCGCCAGCACGGCCCGCGCCTCGGCGAGCAGGTAGCCGACCACGTTCGGCGGCGGGGACGCGCGCATCAGACCTCGGTGATCTCCTTTTCTTTGGCCGCGAGCAGCGCATCGATCTCCTTGATGTGCTGGTCGGTGATCTTCTGGAGCTCGTCCTGGTGGCGCCGCGCGTCATCCTTGGAGAGTTCGCCGGACCGTTCGAGGCGCTCCAGCTTCTCGCGATGGTCGCGCCGGATGTTGCGGACCGCCACCCGCCCGTCCTCCGCCTGCTTATGCACCACTTTCACGAGTTCTTTGCGGCGGTCGCCGGTGAGCGGCGGGATCGGGAGCCGGATCACGGCGCCGTCCGTCGACGGCGTCAGCCCGAGGTCGCTCTTTAGAATGGCGCGTTCGACCTCTTTGACCAGCGCCTTGTCCCACGGCTGGATGACGAGCAGCCGCGGCTCCGGCACGGAGACGCTGGCCACCTGGGTGACGGGCGTCGATACGCCGTAGTACTCCACGGTCACCCGCTCGAGCAGCGCCGGGGCGGCGCGGCCCGTGCGCACGGTCGAGAACTCCCGCTTCGTCGCGTCCACGGCCTTCTGCATGTGGGTCTTGGCGTCAGCGATGACCGCGTGCATCGCTCCCTCCCCCGACCAGCGTGCCGATCTCTTCGCCGAGCACCGCGCGCCGCAGGTTGCCCTGTTTCAAAATGTCGAAGACGATGATCGGCATGCCGTTGTCCATGCACAGCGACGTGGCGGTGGCGTCCATCACTTTGAGGCCGCGGTTCAGCACGTCCATGTAGTCGAGCGTGCGGAACCGCACGGCGCCGGCGCTCTCGCGCGGATCCTTGTCGTAGACGCCGTCGACGCCCTTCTTCGCCATCAGGATCGCGCCCGCTTCGACCTCGATGGCGCGCAGCGCCGCCGCCGTGTCGGTCGTGAAATACGGGCTGCCGGTGCCGCCGGCGAAAATAACGATCCGGCCCTTCTCCAAGTGCCGGATCGCCCGCCGCCGGATGTAGGGCTCCGCCACCTGACGCATCTCGATCGCGGTCTGCACGCGCGTCTCGAGCCCCTCGCGCTCCATCGCGTCCTGCAGCGCAAGCGCATTGATCACCGTCGCCAGCAGGCCCATGTAGTCGGCGGTCACGCGGGCGACGCCCGTCCGCGCCGCCAGCTGCACGCCGCGGGCGATGTTGCCGCCGCCGACCACGAGGGCCGCGTCGACGCCGGCCTCGCGGACGGCGCGGACCTCGCGCGCGACCAGATGCAGGATGTCGGAATCGAGACTCCGCTCACCGGCGCCGCTCCCGGCGAGCGCCTCGCCGCTCAGTTTCAGCACGACGCGCCGGTAGCGCGGGGCCGTCCCGTCGGTCATGCTTCGCCGAGCTTGAACCGCGCGAAACGGCGGATCTTGATGTTTTCTTTGGTGCGCGAGATCGCATCCTTGACGACCTCGCCGACGGTGCGCGGCTTGGCCCCTTCGTCGCGAATGAACGGCTGGTCGAGCAGGCACACCGTCGCGAAGTACTTCTCGAGCTTGCCGTCCGCGATGCGCGCGGCGACCGCTTCGGACTTGCCGTCGGCGATCGCCTGCGCGATGTAGGCCGCGCGCTCGGACGCGACGGCCTCGGCCGGGATCTCCTCGCGCGACACGTACCGCGGGTCGGAGGCGGCGATCTGCATCGCGATGTCGCGGGCGAGCGTCTTGAACTCGTCGGTCCGCGCCACGAAGTCGGTCTCGCAGTTGATCTCGACGAGCACGCCGAGGCGGCCCCCGCCGTGGATGTACGCGGTGACGATCCCGTCGTTCGCGACGCGGCCGCTACGCTTGGCCGCCGCGGCGAGTCCCTTGGCCCGCAGCACCTGGACCGCCTTCTCGAGGTCGCCGGCCGTTTCGGCGAGCGCGTTGCGGCAGTCGATGATGCCGGCGCCGGTGCGCTCCCGCAGCGCCTTCACCTGAACGGCCGGAATCTCCACGCGTGCCTCCCCGTCCTTCCCCATCGCCGCTCGTCCGGCCTTACGCCTGGACCTCTTCCTCCTCGGCCGGCTCCTCCACCACTTCTTCCTCGCCGGGCAGCGGCGCCATCGGCGCCGGCTCGACGCCTTCCGCTTCCGCGGCGGCCTCCTCTTCGACGATCTCGGCCTTCCGCCGTTCCTCGTACCCTTCGAGCGCCGCGTTGGCGACGCGGTTGGTGATCAGGCGCACCGCCCGGATCGCGTCGTCGTTGCCCGGGATCGGGTACGCCGCTTCGTCCGGATCGCAGTTCGTGTCGATGATCGCGACCACCGGAATGCCGAGTTTGCGCGCCTCGGCGATCGCGATGTGCTCCTTGCGCGTGTCGACCACGTAGACGGCCGACGGCAGCGTGCGCATCGTCGCGATCCCGCCGAGGTACTTCTCGAGCCGGGCGAGCTCGTCCATCAGCTGCGTCTGTTCCCGCTTCGGCAGGATCTCCAGCGTGCCGTTGTCGCGCATGTCGACGAGCTCGTGCAGCCGCTCGATGCGGCTCTTGATGGTCG encodes:
- a CDS encoding 1-deoxy-D-xylulose-5-phosphate reductoisomerase, whose protein sequence is MKRRIALLGSTGSIGRATLDVARRLRDVGVDIDVVGLAARRNVTVLAAQIRAVRPAVAAVARADDAEALRAALPGWEGDIYVGPEGLDRVAAFGADLVVVAVEGVAGLRPTLAALAAGADVALATKEALVAGGALVVAAAGRAGRRLLPVDSEHAAIFQCLDGRPATDIARLWLTASGGPFRRTPAAAMVRVTREDALRHPTWQMGPKVTVDSATLMNKGLEIIEAHWLFGVAPDRIDVVVHPQSIVHSCVELVDGSILAQLGPRDMRLPIQYVLTYPHRLPHAVERLDLRTLGALAFEPPDEARFPCLGLAREALRRGGTAPAALNAANEAAVHLFLDGRIGFTEIAAAVRRALEAHVPHAVVSIDDVLAADGEARAAVEAAAAAESGRGPGSRRSAGRRSM
- a CDS encoding phosphatidate cytidylyltransferase yields the protein MDSAQDVAVPLARKDAASSATSPGRTLGQRVLTALWGVPLVVALVYLGGPWLLAGVGVLIVVGLLEFYQMAGRAGHQPIWEAGLTAGVWLAVAAAWPAAWPARWVPFVLPALLVYTILTQLRRGHPDRALVNTGITLLGVIYVAYLAAYVIRLRALPAAPGGAPSPIPALLVICAVWAADSTAYFVGLTLGRHKLLPQVSPHKSREGAGAGVLAGVLTGVAFAWAAALPVGVAAAVGGLCAAVSIVGDLWESAIKREVGVKDAGRVLPGHGGMLDRFDGLLFAAVAGYAAMRWWLGL
- a CDS encoding isoprenyl transferase; the protein is MSAPPAERVGPAQRALLPSGAAGGPDGKPHPTGPVALDPARIPRHVAIIMDGNGRWAERHGLSRVEGHRAGREALRRVVRGACECGIGILTLYAFSTENWRRPAGEVHALMTLLLESLDGEAQELHANGVRFRASGLVEEMPREIQDAIDRVTALTENNRTITLNLALNYGGRRELTEAVRRVARAVAAGGLRPDAIDEETIARHLFTPDLPDPDLLIRTGGEQRLSNFLLWQAAYAELYFTDVPWPEFTQAHLFEAVAAYQARERRFGGVDRG
- the frr gene encoding ribosome recycling factor, which codes for MHAVIADAKTHMQKAVDATKREFSTVRTGRAAPALLERVTVEYYGVSTPVTQVASVSVPEPRLLVIQPWDKALVKEVERAILKSDLGLTPSTDGAVIRLPIPPLTGDRRKELVKVVHKQAEDGRVAVRNIRRDHREKLERLERSGELSKDDARRHQDELQKITDQHIKEIDALLAAKEKEITEV
- the pyrH gene encoding UMP kinase, with translation MTDGTAPRYRRVVLKLSGEALAGSGAGERSLDSDILHLVAREVRAVREAGVDAALVVGGGNIARGVQLAARTGVARVTADYMGLLATVINALALQDAMEREGLETRVQTAIEMRQVAEPYIRRRAIRHLEKGRIVIFAGGTGSPYFTTDTAAALRAIEVEAGAILMAKKGVDGVYDKDPRESAGAVRFRTLDYMDVLNRGLKVMDATATSLCMDNGMPIIVFDILKQGNLRRAVLGEEIGTLVGGGSDARGHR
- the tsf gene encoding translation elongation factor Ts — protein: MGKDGEARVEIPAVQVKALRERTGAGIIDCRNALAETAGDLEKAVQVLRAKGLAAAAKRSGRVANDGIVTAYIHGGGRLGVLVEINCETDFVARTDEFKTLARDIAMQIAASDPRYVSREEIPAEAVASERAAYIAQAIADGKSEAVAARIADGKLEKYFATVCLLDQPFIRDEGAKPRTVGEVVKDAISRTKENIKIRRFARFKLGEA
- the rpsB gene encoding 30S ribosomal protein S2, with the translated sequence MAVVTMKQLLEAGVHFGHQTRRWNPKMAPFIFTQRNGIHIIDLQKSVPLIDAAYRFVRDTVGQGGTVLFVGTKKQAQDAIREESTRAHQFFVNQRWLGGMLTNFATIKSRIERLHELVDMRDNGTLEILPKREQTQLMDELARLEKYLGGIATMRTLPSAVYVVDTRKEHIAIAEARKLGIPVVAIIDTNCDPDEAAYPIPGNDDAIRAVRLITNRVANAALEGYEERRKAEIVEEEAAAEAEGVEPAPMAPLPGEEEVVEEPAEEEEVQA